DNA sequence from the Deinococcus budaensis genome:
GAGAGCTGGGGAGAGTTCCGGAATCCGTAGCCTTCCTCACTCCACGCGCCGGGTCTACTCGTCTGCTGCGGGCACCGGAGACGGCGGACCGGCGGGCAGCCACCACGGCGCCACGATGGCCCGGCTGCGCGCCCACTCGAAAGCGAACATCTGCCTGTACTCGGTGATGGCCCCGGGATCGCTGGTGGCGAGCGTGTACTCGTTCAGACCCAGCGGTCCGAAGCCCGAATGGTGCAGGTTCTGGCTGCCCACCGTGAGCATCGCGCCGTCGATCAGGGCGGCCTTGGTGTGCAGGCCGCCCGCCGGGCCGTACCAGCGGGCCTGGACGTGCCCGGCCAGCCCCAGCGGGGCCAGTTCGGCGTGCAGCCCACGCAGCAGCCCCAGCGTCTCGGCCTGAAGCAGGGGGTCGTAATCGAGCAGCAGCCGCACGGTGACCCCGCGCTCGCGAACCGCCCCCACCACCGCCCGCCACACCGGCAACTGACGCTCCGGCGGGCACCCCGGCTCCTCGGCGAGGTCGCCCAGGCACCCCAACGTGCCGCTGATCTGCGACTGCATCAGGTCGATGCTTCTTTCCGAGGCGCCGAACAGCGCCGTGACCGCCTCGTCGGCGTCCGGATAGCTGCGCCGCCGGTAGAGGGGATAGACGTGGGCGCCTCCGGCGGCGGCCGCCGGGCCGGGCCACAGCAGCGGGTAGGGGTCGGTCGGCGCGCTGAAGGCGCAGTCGCGGCGCAGGGTCTGCGGGGTGGGCACGGCCCGGCAGCTCAGCCTGCGGCTCAGCTCCCAGCTGTCGCGGAAGGCGGCGGCCCCGTGGCGGGCAGCGGGGCCGCGCACCGCCAGCGCGAGGTCGGTCAGGTCCAGCCCGCCGGGGAGGCCTGCGGGCACGTGAAAGAAGCTGATGTTGTAGCCGCCCGCCAGCAGCGCCTCGCCGTCTTGCACGACCAGCTTGAGGTGGCTGTGCGGCAGCGCGTAGGCGTAGTTGGCGAGTTCGAGCCGCCAGCCGGGCACCGTGTCGCCCAGCAGCGGCACGCCCGCCGCCAGCAGGTGCCGCGCCGCCGCGTAGGCGCTGGCGGTGGGGTCGAGCAGCGCGTCGAGCCGGACGGTGTTGCCCAGCAGAATCCGCACGGTCAGGCCCGCCGGATAGCGGTCCGGGTGTTCGGCGAGGTCGCGGCGCAGCTCGGCGATCACCCGCGCGACCCCGGCGCCGGGGGCCTCTGGGCCGTCATCCCAGACCATGTTGGCGATCAGCAGCTCGCGCCTCGTCTGGCGCAGCCGGGCGTACAGCGCGCCGAAGCCTCCCTGGGCCTGGGAGGTGCGCGGCTGGGCGCCCCCCGCCGGGTCCGCCTGGAAAGGGTGCGCCTGGGGAAAGTGCAGCAGGCCGTCGATCCGGTTGCCGCAGCTCAGCGCCGCGCCCTCGCCCACCGTGCGGTCGTAGAGCAGGCGGTCCAGCGGCGCCTCCGGTGGCGGGCAGCGGTTGAGGCCCAGGCCGTCGAGCGCCGCGAGGTCGGGCGGGGGCAGCGCTCCCCTCACCACGGTCAGACCGCCGGGAAAGACCCGCCCCCGCGCCCCGGCGCCCGGCCACGGCCCCGCCAGCAGCACCAGCAGGGCGAGCAGCCACGCGAGAGGGCGGGAGGGCACGGCGGCGGACATTCCAGGCAGGATAGAGCCGCGCGGCCCTGTCTCCGGCGCGGGGAGGGCTGGCCCGGCCAGAGTCTGAAGGCGCCATGAGGGAGGCCCAGGCGGGCGGGGCGCGCCGGCCCAGACCTGCCGCCGCCGGGATGCTCTAGCCTGCGTCCATGAAGATCCTCAGCGTGAACGTGGGCCAGCCTACCGCCGTGCAGGTGGGGGGGCGCACGGTCGTGAGCGGCATCCGCAAGCATCCGGTGCCGGGCCGCGTGCGGGTGACGGCGGCGGGGCTGGACGGCGACCGGGTGATGAACCGCAAACACCACGGCGGCCCCGATCAGGCTGTCTACGTCTACACCCGCGAGGACTACGACCACTGGGCCGAGCTGCTGGGCCGCCCCCTGGAGCCGGGGACCTTCGGCGAGAACCTGCTGCTGAGCGGCCTGGAATCGGCGGAGGTCCAGGTCGGTGAGCGCTTCCGGGCCGGTTCCGTGCTGCTGGAGGTCACGGCCTGCCGGATTCCCTGCGGCACGCTGGGTGCCCGCCTGGGCGACGCGGGTTTCGTGAAGCGCTTCGCGGCCGCCCGCCGCCCCGGCTTCTACGCCCAGGTGTTGGAGGCGGGCGACCTGGGCCACGGCGACCCGGTCACCCGCGAGGCCGCCCCCGCCGGAGCGCCCCGCGTCGTGGACACCTTCGACCTGTGGTTCGGCCCCGCGCCCGCGCGGGAAGAGCTGGAGCGCTGGCTGGGCTACCCGCTGGGCGCGCGCCTGCGCCGGGGCGTGGAGGAGCTGTTGGACAGATGACGGCGCAGCAGCGCCAGGAAGAAAAGCGCCGCCTGCTGGCCGCCTACGACGCCCAGTTGCGTGAGGGGGCCGAGATGGCGTCGGCCACCAGTTACGACCGCGCCGGGCCGCTGTGGCGCGGGAAGTTCGGCGACCGGGGCTTCGTCTCCTACCGCTCCCTGGAGGGCTACACCGGACAGGCCCTGGATGCCCTGATCGCCCGAACGGTCAGCCATTACGCCGCCGACCCCCAGATCGCTTCCGCCGAATGGAAGACGCGGGGGCACGACGCACCGGCCGACCTCGCTGCCCGGCTCCAGGCGCACGGCTTCCAACCGGAGGAGGAGGAGACCGTCATGGCCGGTGAGGCCCGGCACCTCGTTCAGCCGCCCGGCTTGCCAGAAGGCGTCCGCGTGCGCCGCATCGACCATCTGCCCGACCCCTTTCCCGAAGTGGTCCGGGCGGCCGAGGCGCAGAGCCGGGCGTTCGGCTTCCCCTTTGGAGTCGAGGACTTTTTGCGGCGTCTGGACAAAAATCGCGGCCAGGTGGAGCTGTGGGTCGCCGAAACGGCCCAGGAGGTCGTCTGCGTGGGCCGCCTGGAAGTGGTGCCCGGCACGGAGTTCGCGGGCCTGTGGGGCGGGGGCACCCTCCCGGAGTGGCGCGGCAGAGGAATCTACCGGGCACTGACCGCCGCGCGGGCACAGGCGGCGCTGGACCGTGGGGTCCGGTATCTCTACAGCGACTGCACGGCGTATTCGCGGCCCATCCTGGAGCGCAGCGGTCTGCTGCCCATCACGACCACGACACCTTACGTCTGGACCCGTCCGTAGGACAGAACCCGGCGGAATCGAGCACCCGCCCACCCGCGAGGTTCAGGCCCGCAGACGGTCGCCGTATTCCTTGCGGAGCTTGGAAACCTTCGGGGCGATCACGGCCATGCAGTAGCCCTGGCGTGGGTTGCGGGCGTAGTAGTTCTGGTGGTAGGCCTCGGCGACGTGAAACTCGCTGGCCGGTTCGATGGTGGTCACGATGGGGCGGCCAAACACGTCCTGCGCCGTCAGGTCCGCGATCACCTCGCGCGTCTCCTGCTCCTGCCCGGGCGTCAGCGGAAAGACCGCCGAGCGGTACTGGGTGCCCACGTCGGCGCCCTGCCGGTTGAGGCTGGTGGGGTCGTGGGTGGCGAAAAACAGCGTCAGCAGGTCCTTGAAGCTCACCTGCGAGGGGTCGAAAGTCACCCGCACCGCCTCGGCGTGCCCGGTCCGGCCGCTGCACACGCTCTCGTAGTCGGGGGTGGGGGTCTGCCCCCCGATGTATCCGCTTTCCACCTTCAGCACACCGCGCACATCCTGCATCACGGCCTCGGTACACCAGAAGCACCCGCCTGCCAGGATCGCCTGCTGCCTCTGCTCGCCGCTCTGGGAAATCATGCCCGGATTCTGCCGCCTGCGGGGGCACGGCAGGGAGGGATCGGGCACGGTTGGGGCGGTGGCGGGAAAAGAACGGCCAGTGCCCACCTCCTCACCCCACCTCCTCACTGGGTCAGCAGCCGCGCCGCCACCAGCACCACGATCACCCCGTACATCACCTTCACGAAGCCGCTTCCGCGCAGCATCGCCATGCGGGCGCCCAGGGTGGCTCCCAGCGCGTTCGCCACGCCCATCGGCAGCCCGATCCACCAGACCATCTGGCCACCGATTAAAAAGAACAGGAAGGCGCCGAGGTTGGTGGCGAAATTGATGGTGCGGGCGTTGCCGCTGGCGCGGACCAGATTGAAGCCCACC
Encoded proteins:
- a CDS encoding phospholipase D-like domain-containing protein, which translates into the protein MSAAVPSRPLAWLLALLVLLAGPWPGAGARGRVFPGGLTVVRGALPPPDLAALDGLGLNRCPPPEAPLDRLLYDRTVGEGAALSCGNRIDGLLHFPQAHPFQADPAGGAQPRTSQAQGGFGALYARLRQTRRELLIANMVWDDGPEAPGAGVARVIAELRRDLAEHPDRYPAGLTVRILLGNTVRLDALLDPTASAYAAARHLLAAGVPLLGDTVPGWRLELANYAYALPHSHLKLVVQDGEALLAGGYNISFFHVPAGLPGGLDLTDLALAVRGPAARHGAAAFRDSWELSRRLSCRAVPTPQTLRRDCAFSAPTDPYPLLWPGPAAAAGGAHVYPLYRRRSYPDADEAVTALFGASERSIDLMQSQISGTLGCLGDLAEEPGCPPERQLPVWRAVVGAVRERGVTVRLLLDYDPLLQAETLGLLRGLHAELAPLGLAGHVQARWYGPAGGLHTKAALIDGAMLTVGSQNLHHSGFGPLGLNEYTLATSDPGAITEYRQMFAFEWARSRAIVAPWWLPAGPPSPVPAADE
- a CDS encoding MOSC domain-containing protein, whose product is MKILSVNVGQPTAVQVGGRTVVSGIRKHPVPGRVRVTAAGLDGDRVMNRKHHGGPDQAVYVYTREDYDHWAELLGRPLEPGTFGENLLLSGLESAEVQVGERFRAGSVLLEVTACRIPCGTLGARLGDAGFVKRFAAARRPGFYAQVLEAGDLGHGDPVTREAAPAGAPRVVDTFDLWFGPAPAREELERWLGYPLGARLRRGVEELLDR
- a CDS encoding GNAT family N-acetyltransferase, whose protein sequence is MTAQQRQEEKRRLLAAYDAQLREGAEMASATSYDRAGPLWRGKFGDRGFVSYRSLEGYTGQALDALIARTVSHYAADPQIASAEWKTRGHDAPADLAARLQAHGFQPEEEETVMAGEARHLVQPPGLPEGVRVRRIDHLPDPFPEVVRAAEAQSRAFGFPFGVEDFLRRLDKNRGQVELWVAETAQEVVCVGRLEVVPGTEFAGLWGGGTLPEWRGRGIYRALTAARAQAALDRGVRYLYSDCTAYSRPILERSGLLPITTTTPYVWTRP
- the msrA gene encoding peptide-methionine (S)-S-oxide reductase MsrA yields the protein MISQSGEQRQQAILAGGCFWCTEAVMQDVRGVLKVESGYIGGQTPTPDYESVCSGRTGHAEAVRVTFDPSQVSFKDLLTLFFATHDPTSLNRQGADVGTQYRSAVFPLTPGQEQETREVIADLTAQDVFGRPIVTTIEPASEFHVAEAYHQNYYARNPRQGYCMAVIAPKVSKLRKEYGDRLRA